The following coding sequences are from one Acidobacteriota bacterium window:
- the lgt gene encoding prolipoprotein diacylglyceryl transferase — MHPVLIKIGSLEIHTYGFLLAIGFLLGIWILSYNAKKFGLSSKKMVDFVFYVLIISLVGAKLFLFLSEFQFYITNPKEILNLLRAGGHFYGGLIFGILFSVWHLRKNNLPVLKTGDIVVPSLALGHAFGRLGCLSAGCCYGRPSNLFLSIIFSDPLASQNTGVPLGIPLYPTQLIEAIFNFLNFGFLFFLLKKRKYDGQVFFFYIINYSVARFVLEYFRGDPDRGYLITGTSAFTSFSIPQFISSIGIIASLLFFFYFRKK, encoded by the coding sequence TTGCACCCTGTCCTGATAAAAATAGGCTCTTTAGAAATTCATACCTATGGATTTCTCCTTGCAATAGGATTTCTTTTAGGTATATGGATTCTTTCCTATAACGCAAAAAAATTTGGACTTTCATCAAAAAAAATGGTTGATTTTGTCTTTTATGTCCTTATTATTTCTTTAGTTGGAGCAAAATTATTTCTTTTTCTCAGCGAATTTCAATTCTACATAACAAATCCAAAAGAAATTTTAAATCTTCTTCGTGCTGGAGGTCATTTTTATGGAGGGCTTATTTTTGGAATACTGTTTTCTGTATGGCATCTCAGAAAAAATAATCTTCCGGTTTTAAAAACAGGCGATATAGTCGTTCCTTCCTTAGCCCTTGGTCATGCCTTCGGTAGACTCGGATGTCTCTCAGCAGGCTGTTGTTATGGAAGGCCCAGTAATTTATTTTTATCGATTATTTTTTCAGATCCATTAGCCTCTCAAAATACAGGAGTTCCATTGGGAATTCCTCTGTATCCAACCCAGCTTATTGAGGCTATATTCAATTTTCTAAACTTTGGCTTTTTATTTTTCCTTTTAAAAAAGAGAAAATATGATGGTCAGGTTTTCTTTTTTTACATAATCAATTATTCTGTTGCAAGATTTGTATTAGAATACTTTAGAGGAGATCCAGACAGAGGATATTTAATTACAGGCACATCTGCATTCACCTCATTTTCTATTCCGCAGTTTATAAGTTCCATAGGAATTATTGCCTCTCTTTTATTTTTCTTTTACTTCAGGAAAAAATAA
- the lspA gene encoding signal peptidase II, with the protein MLSRHYKSMKKNALYFLIISVAFLLDQITKILIQNSLTMYETRVIIKGLLNFTYVLNRGTIFGFFSNATHGATRLITFLSIIAIGFVIYIFIKTPLEQKTIKVALSLILGGAFGNLWNRIFNLWVIDFIDLHYKKFHWPTFNLADTFITIGAFIIVLDILYIKRKKTRRTDCTLS; encoded by the coding sequence ATGTTATCCAGACACTATAAATCCATGAAAAAGAATGCCCTATATTTTCTTATAATCTCAGTTGCTTTTCTTTTAGATCAAATCACTAAGATATTAATACAGAATAGTTTAACAATGTATGAAACAAGGGTAATCATAAAAGGACTTTTGAATTTCACCTATGTTTTAAACAGGGGAACTATCTTTGGCTTTTTCTCTAACGCAACCCATGGAGCAACAAGATTAATTACTTTCTTATCCATTATTGCAATCGGATTTGTAATCTACATTTTTATAAAAACTCCCCTTGAACAAAAAACAATTAAGGTGGCTCTTTCTCTTATTCTGGGAGGAGCTTTTGGAAACCTATGGAATAGAATTTTTAATCTCTGGGTTATTGATTTTATTGACCTTCATTATAAAAAATTCCACTGGCCAACCTTTAATTTAGCTGATACATTTATAACCATAGGAGCTTTCATAATTGTATTGGACATATTATATATAAAAAGAAAAAAAACCAGGAGAACTGATTGCACCCTGTCCTGA